One region of Streptomyces leeuwenhoekii genomic DNA includes:
- a CDS encoding pectate lyase, which produces MTARAEQRVRHRRRATTRRAVIAGTAAFGLTGAAIVTTTMLSSAGAASSWPTPKGSQAVSSTIKVSGTYDGKLKKFHGAGELGGSGQDEGQDPVFELADGAVLKNVVIGSPAADGVHCKGSCTLQNVWWLDVGEDAATFKGTSPSAVYTVHGGGAKNASDKVLQFNGAGKLVVTKFQVENSGKLVRSCGNCSKQYQRTVVVNDVDVTAPMNTVVGVNANYGDTASLRKVRIHGDTKKKIKTCVRFTGNNTGAEPKALTPPGPDGKTCRFTASDVTYD; this is translated from the coding sequence ATGACTGCACGAGCTGAACAGCGCGTCCGCCACCGCCGCCGGGCCACCACCCGGCGGGCGGTGATCGCCGGAACCGCCGCCTTCGGCCTCACCGGCGCCGCGATCGTCACCACGACGATGCTGTCCTCCGCGGGCGCCGCCTCGTCCTGGCCGACGCCCAAGGGCAGCCAGGCCGTGTCGTCGACGATCAAGGTGTCGGGCACCTACGACGGCAAGCTGAAGAAGTTCCACGGCGCCGGCGAACTGGGCGGCAGCGGCCAGGACGAGGGCCAGGACCCGGTCTTCGAGCTGGCCGACGGCGCGGTCCTCAAGAACGTCGTCATCGGCTCCCCCGCCGCGGACGGCGTCCACTGCAAGGGCTCCTGCACCCTGCAGAACGTGTGGTGGCTGGATGTCGGCGAGGACGCCGCCACCTTCAAGGGCACCTCCCCGTCGGCCGTCTACACGGTCCACGGCGGCGGCGCGAAGAACGCCTCCGACAAGGTGCTGCAGTTCAACGGCGCGGGCAAGCTCGTCGTGACCAAGTTCCAGGTCGAGAACTCCGGCAAGCTGGTCCGCTCCTGCGGCAACTGCTCCAAGCAGTACCAGCGCACGGTCGTCGTCAACGACGTGGACGTCACCGCCCCGATGAACACCGTCGTCGGCGTCAACGCCAACTACGGCGACACCGCGTCGCTGCGGAAGGTGCGCATCCACGGCGACACCAAGAAGAAGATCAAGACGTGTGTCCGGTTCACGGGCAACAACACCGGCGCCGAGCCCAAGGCGCTGACGCCGCCCGGCCCGGACGGGAAGACGTGCCGCTTCACCGCCTCCGACGTCACCTACGACTGA
- a CDS encoding ABC transporter substrate-binding protein has product MKISIRTSSTGRRRFPAAVALGAVLALTATACGDDGSGAGGDKGAEGSGTGKIVFWDNNGGVRTDIWKEVIADFEKANPDIDVEYVGIASTEYQSKVDTAIQGGGLPDVGGVGAAMLAGFAAQDALEPLDYRVTGSSLNGKLNEDMLESMKAAGGGDGKLYSVPTSANNGVLYYRTDLFEKAGLDAPTTWDAFFEAAQKLTDKGKNQFGYTIRGGAGSIAQALDAMYGQSGITSFWDSSGEKTTVNDPRNVEALEKYAALYKKVTPAADLNNDFTKMVAQWDSGTIGMLNHNLGSYQDHVKAFGTDRFRGIPQPTGPGGKRVQVSNPVDGLGLFKSSKNKEAAWKFIEFAVSHEENSKFNESAGQVPANTEAAKDAWISKAEPTKLAAEALSDGSTTIVQLPYYLPDWNSISKAENEPNFQKVLLGKMSAKKFLDQMAEQLNEAQAEWKQQRG; this is encoded by the coding sequence ATGAAGATCAGCATTCGCACCAGCAGCACAGGCAGGCGCCGGTTCCCGGCCGCCGTCGCCCTGGGGGCCGTGCTCGCGCTGACCGCCACCGCCTGCGGTGACGACGGCAGCGGGGCGGGCGGCGACAAGGGCGCCGAGGGCAGCGGCACGGGCAAGATCGTCTTCTGGGACAACAACGGCGGTGTCCGCACCGACATCTGGAAGGAGGTCATCGCCGACTTCGAGAAGGCGAACCCGGACATCGACGTCGAGTACGTCGGCATCGCCTCCACCGAGTACCAGTCCAAGGTGGACACCGCCATCCAGGGCGGCGGCCTGCCGGACGTCGGCGGCGTCGGCGCCGCGATGCTCGCCGGGTTCGCCGCGCAGGACGCGCTGGAGCCGCTGGACTACCGGGTCACCGGATCGTCCCTGAACGGCAAGCTCAACGAGGACATGCTGGAGTCGATGAAGGCCGCCGGCGGCGGCGACGGCAAGCTCTACTCGGTGCCGACCTCCGCCAACAACGGCGTGCTCTACTACCGCACCGACCTGTTCGAGAAGGCCGGGCTGGACGCGCCGACGACCTGGGACGCCTTCTTCGAGGCCGCGCAGAAGCTCACCGACAAGGGCAAGAACCAGTTCGGCTACACCATCCGCGGCGGCGCCGGCTCCATCGCCCAGGCCCTGGACGCGATGTACGGGCAGTCCGGGATCACCTCGTTCTGGGACTCCAGCGGTGAGAAGACCACGGTCAACGACCCGAGGAACGTCGAGGCGCTGGAGAAGTACGCCGCCCTCTACAAGAAGGTCACCCCGGCCGCCGACCTGAACAACGACTTCACCAAGATGGTCGCGCAGTGGGACTCCGGCACCATCGGCATGCTGAACCACAACCTCGGGTCGTACCAGGACCACGTGAAGGCGTTCGGCACCGACAGGTTCCGGGGCATCCCGCAGCCGACCGGGCCCGGCGGCAAGCGGGTCCAGGTCTCCAACCCGGTCGACGGCCTCGGCCTGTTCAAGAGCTCCAAGAACAAGGAGGCCGCCTGGAAGTTCATCGAGTTCGCCGTCAGCCACGAGGAGAACTCGAAGTTCAACGAGTCGGCGGGGCAGGTGCCGGCCAACACCGAGGCGGCCAAGGACGCGTGGATCTCCAAGGCCGAGCCGACCAAGCTGGCGGCCGAGGCGCTGTCGGACGGGTCCACGACCATCGTCCAGCTCCCGTACTACCTGCCGGACTGGAACTCCATCTCCAAGGCCGAGAACGAGCCGAACTTCCAGAAGGTGCTGCTCGGGAAGATGAGCGCGAAGAAGTTCCTGGACCAGATGGCCGAGCAGCTCAACGAGGCGCAGGCCGAGTGGAAGCAGCAGCGGGGCTGA
- a CDS encoding pectinesterase family protein, whose translation MHRHRPSLSRRALLLTAAGAGAALGLAAAPATARPRPFGRYGSPAARLTPGTLYVDPHGRGDFTTVQAAVTAASGSGRTLVLAPGTYRETVVVDATRTEATWIGAGEDPRDVVIVYDNAAGTPKPGGGTYGTSGSATVTVQADGFTAHRITFANDWLRADHPGTSGTQAVALKAQGDRSAFHHCRFLGHQDTLYADTRDLGHFARQYFAHCHVEGDVDFVFGRATAVFEHCHFRTLDRTDLSGAPYGFVFAPSTAGANPRGFLVTRSRITSEAPDAFYKLARPWVPSSDLTAHPMLTVRDTRLGPGIDAVAPYANMREAHPWQTMRFAEYRNTGPGAAVTVPENRPQLTRAQAASHTRAAHLGDWRPDAPR comes from the coding sequence ATGCACCGACACCGACCCTCCCTCTCCCGCCGGGCCCTGCTGCTGACGGCCGCCGGGGCGGGCGCCGCGCTCGGCCTCGCCGCCGCCCCCGCCACGGCCCGCCCCCGCCCCTTCGGGCGGTACGGCTCCCCGGCCGCCCGGCTGACCCCCGGCACCCTGTACGTCGACCCGCACGGCCGCGGCGACTTCACCACCGTCCAGGCCGCCGTGACCGCCGCCTCCGGCAGCGGCCGGACCCTGGTGCTGGCCCCCGGCACCTACCGGGAGACGGTCGTCGTCGACGCCACCCGCACGGAGGCCACCTGGATCGGCGCCGGCGAGGACCCCCGTGACGTGGTGATCGTGTACGACAACGCGGCCGGCACCCCCAAGCCGGGCGGTGGCACCTACGGCACCAGCGGCTCCGCCACGGTCACCGTGCAGGCCGACGGCTTCACCGCCCACCGGATCACCTTCGCCAACGACTGGCTGCGCGCCGACCACCCCGGCACCAGCGGCACCCAGGCCGTCGCGCTCAAGGCGCAGGGCGACCGCTCGGCCTTCCACCACTGCCGCTTCCTCGGCCACCAGGACACCCTGTACGCCGACACCCGGGACCTGGGTCACTTCGCCCGCCAGTACTTCGCCCACTGCCACGTCGAGGGCGACGTCGACTTCGTCTTCGGCCGGGCCACCGCGGTCTTCGAGCACTGCCACTTCCGCACCCTGGACCGCACCGACCTGTCCGGCGCCCCCTACGGCTTCGTCTTCGCCCCCTCCACCGCGGGCGCCAACCCGCGCGGCTTCCTGGTGACCCGGAGCCGGATCACCAGCGAGGCCCCGGACGCCTTCTACAAACTGGCCCGCCCCTGGGTGCCCAGCTCCGACCTCACCGCCCACCCCATGCTCACCGTCCGCGACACCCGCCTGGGCCCCGGCATCGACGCGGTCGCGCCCTACGCCAACATGCGGGAGGCCCACCCCTGGCAGACCATGCGCTTCGCCGAGTACCGCAACACCGGCCCCGGCGCCGCCGTCACCGTCCCGGAGAACCGGCCCCAGCTCACCCGCGCCCAGGCGGCCTCGCACACCCGCGCGGCCCATCTGGGCGACTGGCGGCCGGATGCTCCCCGGTGA
- a CDS encoding dienelactone hydrolase family protein: MLPGDLPGFHQVLKDELRFPLAWGTSPIRDFGVWRRTARARVEEHLLVDRQDDTPYDPEFTDRREADGWTRERVTVSLTRYARVPGVLLTPQGTGPFPAVLLLHDHGSRFDIGKEKLIRPWYDDARLASARQWADRCYGGRFVGDELARRGYVVLCLDALGWGDRGPLAYERQQALASNLYHLGSSLAGLLAREDARAAAFLAGLERVAAARVAALGFSLGGYRAWQTAALSDAVTAAASVCWMTGLKELMVPGGNTLRGQSAFHMLHPGLARHLDLPDVASIAAPRPMLFLHGERDPLFTADGVRAAHARLRAVWDSRHAGERLRTRVWPGVGHVFTRPMQEEVFAWLDRVL; encoded by the coding sequence ATGCTCCCCGGTGACCTCCCCGGCTTCCACCAGGTGCTCAAGGACGAGCTGCGCTTCCCGCTCGCCTGGGGCACCTCGCCGATCCGCGACTTCGGCGTCTGGCGCCGCACCGCCCGCGCCCGCGTCGAGGAACACCTCCTCGTCGACCGGCAGGACGACACCCCGTACGACCCGGAGTTCACCGACCGCCGCGAGGCGGACGGCTGGACCCGGGAGCGGGTGACCGTCTCCCTCACCCGCTACGCACGCGTCCCCGGTGTCCTGCTCACCCCGCAGGGCACCGGCCCCTTCCCGGCCGTCCTCCTCCTGCACGACCACGGCTCCCGCTTCGACATCGGCAAGGAGAAACTGATCCGGCCCTGGTACGACGACGCCCGGCTCGCCTCCGCCCGCCAGTGGGCCGACCGCTGCTACGGCGGGCGCTTCGTCGGCGACGAGCTGGCCCGGCGCGGCTACGTCGTCCTCTGCCTGGACGCCCTCGGCTGGGGCGACCGGGGCCCCCTCGCCTACGAACGGCAGCAGGCCCTGGCCAGCAACCTCTACCACCTCGGCAGCTCGCTCGCCGGTCTGCTGGCCCGCGAGGACGCCCGCGCCGCCGCCTTCCTCGCCGGCCTGGAACGGGTGGCCGCCGCACGGGTCGCGGCCCTGGGGTTCTCCCTGGGCGGCTACCGCGCCTGGCAGACCGCCGCCCTCAGCGACGCCGTCACGGCCGCGGCGAGCGTGTGCTGGATGACCGGCCTGAAGGAGCTGATGGTGCCCGGCGGCAACACGCTGCGCGGCCAGTCGGCCTTCCACATGCTCCACCCCGGGCTCGCCCGCCACCTGGACCTGCCCGACGTGGCGAGCATCGCCGCGCCCAGGCCGATGCTGTTCCTCCACGGCGAGCGGGACCCGCTGTTCACGGCCGACGGCGTCCGGGCCGCCCACGCCCGGCTGCGTGCCGTGTGGGACTCCCGCCACGCCGGGGAGCGGCTGCGCACGCGGGTGTGGCCGGGCGTCGGCCATGTCTTCACCCGCCCCATGCAGGAGGAGGTCTTCGCCTGGCTGGACCGCGTCCTGTGA
- a CDS encoding pectate lyase, whose amino-acid sequence MKESRIVTIRTWHGHAIKRTAVLAGCTALVLSLAGTTAQARGDARDPARQTLPAKDGWASHGTGTTGGAAADAEHVYTVTTWAQFKAALAAGGSAPKIIKVKGTIDAVADGCDAFAVPGYDFDAYLAAYAPEKWGLDTDLSAEPDDSPEGLRRASAARQDQAIKANIPANTTLIGVGRDAGFKGASLQIKGVDNVIVRNLTFESPVDCFPQWDPTDGSKGNWNSEYDSAVVYGSTHVWLDHNTFTDGAHPDSAAPTYFGMLYQQHDGQLDIVRGADHITASWNVFADHDKTILIGNSDSESTAAGDRGRLKVTFHHNLFKNLVERAPRIRFGQVDSYNNHFVAGESYSYSFGIGKESRLVAEHNAFTLPGGISPAKILKKWSEAPVTAAHNRVNGRPVDLIAVHNAEIPAETLQSGAGWTPTLRTQVHPARAVPAIVGHHAGAGRLR is encoded by the coding sequence ATGAAGGAGAGCCGTATCGTGACCATCCGAACATGGCATGGGCATGCCATAAAGAGAACCGCCGTGCTGGCCGGCTGCACCGCCCTCGTGCTGTCCCTGGCCGGCACCACCGCCCAGGCCCGCGGCGACGCCCGCGACCCCGCCCGGCAGACCCTGCCGGCCAAGGACGGCTGGGCCTCCCACGGCACCGGCACCACCGGCGGGGCCGCCGCCGACGCCGAGCACGTGTACACCGTCACCACCTGGGCCCAGTTCAAGGCCGCCCTGGCCGCCGGCGGCAGCGCACCGAAGATCATCAAGGTGAAGGGCACCATCGACGCGGTCGCCGACGGCTGCGACGCCTTCGCCGTGCCCGGCTACGACTTCGACGCCTACCTGGCCGCGTACGCCCCCGAGAAGTGGGGCCTGGACACCGACCTGAGCGCCGAGCCCGACGACAGCCCCGAGGGCCTGCGCCGCGCCTCCGCCGCCCGCCAGGACCAGGCCATCAAGGCCAACATCCCCGCCAACACCACCCTCATCGGCGTCGGCCGCGACGCCGGCTTCAAGGGCGCCAGCCTCCAGATCAAGGGCGTGGACAACGTCATCGTCCGCAACCTCACCTTCGAGAGCCCCGTGGACTGCTTCCCCCAGTGGGACCCGACGGACGGCAGCAAGGGCAACTGGAACTCCGAGTACGACAGCGCCGTCGTGTACGGCTCCACCCACGTCTGGCTGGACCACAACACCTTCACCGACGGCGCGCACCCCGACAGCGCGGCACCGACCTACTTCGGCATGCTCTACCAGCAGCACGACGGCCAGCTGGACATCGTGCGCGGCGCCGACCACATCACCGCCTCCTGGAACGTCTTCGCCGACCACGACAAGACGATCCTGATCGGCAACAGCGACAGCGAGTCCACCGCCGCCGGCGACCGGGGGCGCCTGAAGGTCACCTTCCACCACAACCTGTTCAAGAACCTCGTCGAGCGCGCCCCCCGCATCCGCTTCGGCCAGGTCGACTCGTACAACAACCACTTCGTGGCCGGCGAGTCCTACTCCTACAGCTTCGGCATCGGCAAGGAGTCCCGGCTCGTCGCCGAGCACAACGCCTTCACGCTGCCCGGCGGGATCAGCCCCGCCAAGATCCTCAAGAAGTGGAGCGAGGCGCCGGTCACCGCCGCGCACAACCGCGTCAACGGGCGCCCCGTCGACCTGATCGCCGTGCACAACGCGGAGATCCCCGCGGAGACGCTCCAGTCCGGCGCGGGCTGGACGCCCACCCTGCGCACCCAGGTCCACCCCGCCCGGGCGGTCCCCGCGATCGTCGGCCACCACGCGGGCGCCGGCCGCCTGCGCTGA
- a CDS encoding SigE family RNA polymerase sigma factor, translating to MGTVVDDAASVEFHAFFERHYAELSRLAHLLTGEPDAADDLAADALLALWHRWDRVRAADHPVAYARGVVTNLARTRVRSAVRERRRIALFWSQREERTENPDVAGVIDVQEALRRLPFRKRACVVLRHAFDLSEKDTALALGVSVGTVKSQTSKAMAELQRLLGTRHVPQQVHVAMARTGEAGGRNR from the coding sequence GTGGGGACAGTCGTCGACGACGCCGCCTCCGTGGAGTTCCACGCCTTCTTCGAGCGCCACTACGCCGAACTGTCCCGGCTGGCCCACCTGCTGACGGGCGAACCGGACGCCGCCGACGACCTCGCGGCGGACGCCCTGCTGGCGCTGTGGCACCGCTGGGACCGGGTCCGCGCCGCCGACCACCCGGTGGCCTACGCCCGGGGTGTGGTCACCAACCTGGCCCGCACCCGCGTCCGCAGCGCGGTGCGCGAGCGACGCCGGATCGCCCTGTTCTGGTCCCAGCGCGAGGAACGGACCGAGAACCCGGACGTGGCCGGCGTCATCGACGTGCAGGAGGCGCTGCGCCGGCTGCCGTTCCGCAAGCGGGCCTGCGTGGTGCTGCGGCACGCCTTCGACCTCTCCGAGAAGGACACCGCGCTCGCCCTGGGTGTCTCGGTGGGTACGGTGAAGAGCCAGACGTCCAAGGCAATGGCGGAACTCCAGCGGCTGCTCGGCACACGGCACGTCCCGCAGCAGGTGCACGTGGCCATGGCCCGCACCGGTGAGGCCGGAGGAAGGAACCGATGA
- a CDS encoding rhamnogalacturonan acetylesterase — MSLTRRQVASAALAAAPLALASTGTARAAAPRPRTLYIAGDSTAAQKYADAAPETGWGMALPFFLHRDRPVANHAVNGRSSKSFADEGRLEAVLEVIRPGDFLLVQFGHNDEKSQDPARYTEPWTTYREYLLRYVEGARARGARPVLATSVERRRFDAQGRALPSHGEYPAAMRALAAEEGVALLDLQERSLELWQRLGVEGTKTYFNWTATEQDNTHFNPPGAIEVARLVARELVRTRVLAPRDVRRLDEEIPVSWIDWPPQPSAQGLPPG, encoded by the coding sequence GTGTCCCTCACCCGCAGACAGGTCGCTTCCGCGGCCCTGGCCGCCGCCCCGCTGGCCCTCGCGTCCACCGGCACCGCCCGGGCCGCCGCCCCGCGCCCCCGCACCCTGTACATCGCGGGGGACTCCACCGCCGCCCAGAAGTACGCCGACGCCGCGCCCGAGACCGGGTGGGGCATGGCGCTGCCGTTCTTCCTGCACCGCGACCGGCCCGTCGCCAACCACGCGGTGAACGGGCGCAGTTCCAAGAGCTTCGCCGACGAGGGCCGGCTGGAGGCGGTTCTCGAGGTGATCAGGCCCGGGGACTTCCTGCTGGTCCAGTTCGGGCACAACGACGAGAAGAGCCAGGACCCCGCCCGGTACACCGAGCCCTGGACCACCTACCGCGAGTACCTGCTGCGGTACGTCGAGGGGGCCCGCGCCCGGGGGGCGCGGCCCGTGCTCGCCACCTCCGTCGAGCGGCGCCGGTTCGACGCGCAGGGCCGGGCCCTGCCGAGCCACGGCGAGTACCCGGCGGCGATGCGGGCGCTCGCCGCCGAGGAGGGCGTGGCCCTGCTGGACCTCCAGGAGCGGTCGCTGGAGCTGTGGCAGCGGCTCGGCGTGGAGGGCACCAAGACGTACTTCAACTGGACGGCCACCGAGCAGGACAACACGCACTTCAACCCGCCGGGCGCGATCGAGGTGGCCCGGCTGGTGGCGCGGGAGCTGGTGCGCACGCGGGTGCTGGCGCCCCGGGACGTGCGCCGGCTGGACGAGGAGATCCCCGTCTCCTGGATCGACTGGCCGCCGCAGCCTTCCGCCCAGGGTCTTCCTCCCGGATGA
- a CDS encoding IclR family transcriptional regulator has product MSAGETGGGAQVKSAVRTVELLEYFAGRPGMHSLAAVQEAVGYPKSSLYMLLRTLVDLGWVETDATGTRYGIGVRALLVGTSYIDGDEVVAAARPTLDRLSDDTTETIHLARLDGTNVVYLATRQSQHYLRPFTRVGRRLPAHSTSLGKAILATCSDEQVRKMLPETLPALTENTITDREKLIEELHQVREQGFAVDREENTLGLRCFGVAIPYRTPARDAISCSVPVARLTPAHEQMVKDALFDARDRLTLATRRL; this is encoded by the coding sequence ATGTCGGCAGGCGAGACAGGCGGCGGAGCACAGGTCAAGTCCGCGGTGCGGACCGTGGAACTGCTCGAGTACTTCGCCGGGCGCCCCGGCATGCACTCCCTCGCGGCGGTCCAGGAGGCGGTCGGGTATCCCAAGTCCAGCCTGTACATGCTGCTGCGCACCCTGGTGGACCTCGGCTGGGTCGAGACGGACGCCACGGGCACCCGGTACGGCATCGGCGTGCGGGCGCTGCTGGTGGGCACCTCCTACATCGACGGCGACGAGGTGGTCGCCGCGGCGCGCCCGACCCTGGACCGCCTGTCGGACGACACCACGGAGACCATCCACCTCGCCCGCCTGGACGGCACCAACGTCGTCTACCTCGCCACCCGCCAGTCCCAGCACTACCTGCGCCCCTTCACCCGGGTCGGCCGCCGTCTGCCCGCGCACTCCACCTCCCTCGGCAAGGCGATCCTCGCGACCTGCTCCGACGAGCAGGTCCGCAAGATGCTCCCCGAGACGCTCCCGGCGCTGACCGAGAACACGATCACCGACCGGGAGAAGCTCATCGAGGAGCTGCACCAGGTACGGGAGCAGGGCTTCGCCGTGGACCGCGAGGAGAACACCCTCGGGCTGCGCTGCTTCGGCGTGGCGATCCCCTACCGCACCCCGGCGCGGGACGCGATCAGTTGCTCGGTGCCGGTGGCGCGGCTGACGCCGGCGCACGAGCAGATGGTGAAGGACGCGCTGTTCGACGCGCGCGACCGGCTGACCCTGGCGACCCGGAGGCTCTGA
- a CDS encoding peptidoglycan D,D-transpeptidase FtsI family protein, producing MNKTIRRASVFTLLLVLALLVRATWVQFYQGQALADDKDNRRNAIETYAEPLGNIIVAGEAVTGSARTEGGDLAYKRTYEDGELYAAVTGYASQAYAPTQLEGIYQDLLNGTDNRLKTVMDTVTGKRADPGGVVTTIDPEVQRAGYEALGDKKGAAVAIDPKTGRILAVVSTPSYDPSALTDANTAGKAWKRLNADPDKPLINRALRQPLPPGSTFKLVVAAAALEDGLYTSVDQPTDSPDPYRLPGTVRDLTNENPNAPCENATIRTALQYSCNNVFAKMAVALGQDKVEAMAEKFGFNDESQDVPVRAYTSVYPSGMNDSETALTGIGQFDVTATPLQMAMVSAAIANGGKLVAPHMVSQVTDSDGDVLENYDDAPETKEVVSSSTAGQLESAMRTVVEKGTGSNAQIAGATVGGKTGTAQHGENNSKTPYAWFTSYATSDSTGEEVAVAVLVEQSDAARSEVSGNGLAAPVAKAMMEAALKR from the coding sequence ATGAACAAGACGATCAGGCGCGCATCGGTCTTCACGCTGCTCCTGGTGCTCGCTCTGCTGGTCAGGGCGACCTGGGTGCAGTTCTACCAAGGCCAGGCGCTCGCGGACGACAAGGACAACCGGCGCAACGCGATCGAGACGTACGCGGAGCCGCTCGGGAACATCATCGTGGCCGGCGAGGCGGTCACCGGCTCGGCACGGACGGAGGGCGGCGACCTCGCGTACAAGCGGACCTACGAGGACGGCGAGCTGTACGCGGCGGTGACGGGCTACGCCTCGCAGGCATACGCCCCGACCCAGTTGGAGGGCATCTACCAGGACCTGCTCAACGGCACCGACAACCGGCTGAAGACCGTGATGGACACGGTCACCGGCAAGCGGGCCGACCCGGGCGGCGTGGTCACGACGATCGACCCGGAGGTGCAGCGGGCCGGGTACGAGGCGCTCGGGGACAAGAAGGGCGCCGCCGTCGCCATCGACCCGAAGACGGGCCGGATCCTCGCGGTGGTCTCCACACCGTCGTACGACCCGTCGGCGCTGACCGACGCCAACACCGCGGGGAAGGCGTGGAAGCGGCTCAACGCCGACCCGGACAAGCCGCTCATCAACCGGGCGCTGCGCCAGCCGCTGCCGCCGGGCTCGACGTTCAAGCTGGTCGTCGCGGCGGCGGCGCTGGAGGACGGGCTGTACACCTCGGTGGACCAGCCCACCGACAGTCCCGACCCGTACCGACTGCCGGGCACGGTCCGGGACCTGACCAACGAGAACCCGAACGCGCCCTGCGAGAACGCCACGATCCGCACCGCGCTCCAGTACTCGTGCAACAACGTCTTCGCCAAGATGGCGGTGGCCCTGGGCCAGGACAAGGTCGAGGCGATGGCCGAGAAGTTCGGGTTCAACGACGAGTCGCAGGACGTGCCCGTGCGGGCGTACACCAGCGTCTACCCCTCCGGGATGAACGACTCCGAGACCGCTCTGACGGGCATCGGCCAGTTCGACGTGACGGCGACGCCGCTCCAGATGGCCATGGTGTCCGCCGCCATCGCCAACGGCGGCAAGCTGGTCGCCCCGCACATGGTGTCGCAGGTCACCGACAGCGACGGCGACGTGCTGGAGAACTACGACGACGCCCCGGAGACGAAGGAGGTCGTCAGCTCCTCCACCGCCGGGCAACTGGAGTCGGCCATGCGGACGGTGGTCGAGAAGGGCACCGGATCCAACGCGCAGATCGCGGGCGCGACCGTGGGCGGCAAGACGGGTACGGCACAGCACGGCGAGAACAACAGCAAGACGCCGTACGCCTGGTTCACCTCCTACGCCACGTCCGACTCCACCGGCGAGGAGGTCGCCGTCGCGGTCCTGGTCGAGCAGTCCGACGCGGCCCGCTCGGAGGTCAGCGGCAACGGCCTGGCGGCACCGGTGGCCAAGGCGATGATGGAGGCGGCGCTGAAGAGGTAG